From a single Lewinella sp. LCG006 genomic region:
- a CDS encoding sigma-54-dependent transcriptional regulator, which translates to MEPLILIIDDDEAVCAALRVVMRRAGFRAESVQLFRKASQRVAELQPDVVLLDMNFTVDTSGRQGLSLLKELLATDPRLPVILLTGWATVQLAVEGMKLGARDFMAKPWDNKDLIRSIRDILAQAPSRAGEDKLLDFDHIIGKDPALMEVLDTARQIAPTNASVLITGESGTGKELIAEAIHAGSKRAEAAFVKVNLGGIPASLFESEMFGHIKGAFTDARSDRQGRFAIANGGTIFLDEIGDLPAANQVKLLRVLQEQTFEVLGSSQQQRVDVRVISATNKQLDNLVQQGSFREDLLYRINLITLHLPPLRQRPGDIPLLVEHFLQRLEQTYERSGLELAPSAREWLKRQAFPGNIRQLKNVVERTVLLAKTSLLTAEDFARHLSSSNALTGEVAFLTGEISLEEMELAAIKRALSIHENNITAAAKSLGITRSALYRRLQKFGIDHAT; encoded by the coding sequence ATGGAACCACTGATCCTGATAATCGATGATGATGAAGCAGTATGCGCCGCTTTGCGGGTAGTGATGCGCCGTGCAGGTTTTCGTGCAGAAAGCGTACAACTGTTCCGTAAGGCTTCCCAACGGGTAGCAGAGCTCCAACCCGATGTAGTACTCTTGGACATGAACTTCACCGTCGACACCTCTGGGCGCCAGGGGTTGTCGCTTCTCAAGGAACTGCTAGCGACAGATCCGCGCTTACCCGTCATTTTGCTTACAGGTTGGGCAACGGTGCAGCTTGCTGTAGAGGGGATGAAGCTGGGCGCGCGCGATTTTATGGCCAAACCTTGGGACAACAAGGATTTGATACGCTCCATTCGCGATATTTTAGCACAGGCACCTTCCCGTGCTGGCGAGGACAAACTCCTGGATTTTGATCACATCATCGGCAAAGACCCTGCGCTGATGGAAGTCTTGGATACGGCCCGCCAAATAGCACCTACCAATGCCAGTGTACTGATCACGGGAGAAAGCGGTACAGGCAAAGAACTGATTGCCGAGGCGATTCACGCAGGGAGCAAGCGAGCGGAAGCAGCTTTTGTGAAAGTTAATTTGGGCGGCATTCCGGCTTCCCTTTTCGAGAGCGAGATGTTTGGCCATATTAAGGGAGCCTTTACGGATGCCCGTTCCGATCGTCAAGGTCGCTTTGCGATCGCCAATGGAGGCACTATTTTCCTGGATGAAATAGGAGATTTACCCGCAGCCAACCAGGTCAAGTTACTGCGTGTCCTCCAGGAGCAGACGTTCGAAGTGCTGGGTAGTAGCCAACAGCAACGGGTAGATGTCCGCGTGATCTCCGCCACCAACAAGCAATTGGACAACCTGGTACAGCAAGGGAGTTTTCGCGAAGATCTCCTCTATCGCATCAACTTGATCACCTTGCATCTGCCCCCATTACGGCAGCGCCCTGGTGATATTCCCCTGCTGGTGGAGCACTTTCTCCAGCGGCTGGAACAAACCTACGAGCGCAGTGGTCTGGAACTGGCACCAAGTGCCAGGGAGTGGTTGAAACGTCAGGCTTTTCCGGGAAATATCCGGCAGCTAAAAAACGTGGTGGAGCGTACCGTTTTACTTGCGAAAACGAGCCTCCTCACCGCCGAAGATTTCGCCCGTCATCTCTCTTCCAGTAATGCGCTTACCGGAGAAGTGGCTTTCTTAACTGGCGAAATCTCGTTGGAAGAAATGGAATTGGCGGCCATAAAACGAGCCTTGTCGATCCACGAAAACAACATTACAGCGGCAGCTAAATCATTGGGCATCACGCGGTCGGCACTCTATCGGCGATTGCAAAAATTCGGCATTGATCATGCGACTTAG
- a CDS encoding PAS domain-containing sensor histidine kinase: MRLRLYYWGLVILWHTLLLVAAYFMLHETYYWFILAQVGGLLSLVLAYRVYRHFRRPLDLINGGKSALQDRDFSVKYRLTGAREVDALIATYNNMIDTLREERTLLQEQHYFLRKLIEASPSGILIMDHDGNITETNPTARQIIGFDPSASDKEHPLLNAAATLGLGESLPLIIEGTHHYRLEASAFIDRGFPRKFVQIQTLTGEILAAEKRAYGKVIRMMAHEVNNSIGAINALLDTLSVSEAEIDEQWVADVRESLPIARKRNHQLNVFMRNFADVVRLPKPQRERVDLSLLLPQMATLFQAQAQQQNTRFRVGYLSGKVAELPLLRSEGGSGRSEVGSGKWEVIPDSQFINADSNQLEQVLVNVVKNALESIGAGGEIQLILTERPRQIIIADNGPGLDEEALAGIFTPFFTSKPNGQGIGLTLVREILTNHDYSFSLATDADGWTRFVIAM, translated from the coding sequence ATGCGACTTAGGCTCTACTATTGGGGACTGGTTATTCTATGGCATACCCTGTTGCTCGTAGCGGCTTATTTCATGCTGCACGAAACCTACTACTGGTTTATTTTGGCACAAGTGGGTGGGCTGCTATCCCTGGTATTGGCCTACCGGGTATATCGGCATTTTCGCCGTCCGCTGGATTTGATCAATGGTGGTAAAAGTGCGCTGCAAGACCGGGATTTCAGTGTCAAATACCGCCTTACTGGTGCCCGCGAAGTAGACGCGCTGATAGCGACTTACAACAACATGATCGACACCCTGCGCGAAGAACGGACCCTCCTGCAAGAGCAACATTATTTTCTTCGCAAACTCATCGAAGCCTCCCCCAGCGGCATTCTGATCATGGACCACGATGGAAACATCACCGAAACCAACCCAACTGCCCGCCAAATTATTGGCTTTGACCCCAGCGCCAGCGATAAAGAGCACCCTCTGCTGAATGCTGCTGCTACCCTTGGCCTGGGCGAATCACTCCCTCTCATCATCGAAGGCACCCACCATTACCGGCTGGAGGCGAGTGCTTTTATTGACCGAGGCTTTCCGCGAAAGTTCGTCCAGATCCAGACCCTTACCGGGGAAATACTCGCGGCTGAAAAACGAGCCTACGGCAAGGTCATTCGGATGATGGCCCACGAGGTGAATAACAGCATTGGTGCCATCAATGCCTTACTCGACACCCTTAGTGTTTCGGAGGCGGAGATCGATGAGCAGTGGGTGGCAGATGTACGAGAGAGCTTGCCCATCGCCCGCAAACGTAACCACCAATTGAATGTTTTTATGCGCAACTTTGCCGACGTTGTCCGTTTACCGAAACCGCAGCGAGAGCGCGTCGATCTTAGTCTGCTATTACCACAAATGGCGACCCTTTTTCAGGCTCAGGCCCAACAGCAGAATACGAGATTTCGAGTAGGTTATCTTAGTGGGAAAGTGGCGGAATTACCATTGTTAAGGTCGGAAGGCGGAAGTGGGAGGTCGGAAGTGGGAAGTGGGAAGTGGGAAGTCATTCCGGACTCACAATTCATCAACGCTGATTCCAACCAGTTGGAGCAGGTATTGGTGAATGTGGTAAAAAATGCATTGGAGAGCATCGGTGCTGGCGGGGAGATCCAATTGATCCTCACCGAACGACCCCGCCAAATCATTATCGCCGACAATGGCCCTGGACTGGACGAAGAAGCCCTCGCGGGTATTTTTACGCCCTTCTTCACCTCCAAACCCAACGGTCAAGGTATTGGGTTGACCCTGGTACGGGAAATTTTGACCAACCATGATTATTCCTTTTCCTTAGCCACCGACGCAGATGGCTGGACGCGGTTTGTGATTGCCATGTAG
- a CDS encoding ABC transporter permease, whose protein sequence is MIKHILTLVWNKKRNNVLMLLEIFVAFLILFAVFTFSIYYLRIYQSPLGFETEDTLMVHLMTDQDMDSVGYLEMRQQLRREIESYPEVESMSFLSGITPFSGSMWTWGNDENGFYMRTAIYPTDTDYQQTAGIELVEGRWFEEQDYSATYPPVIINQKLKDTYYPDKPILDSIFNLDGENKIIGVAKHFKYQDEFTEEIPLTFLLRPLHEQDLNSIQIKLSPNTPAEFEAKLNEGLARVTKRRDFVILSLDARRERTSRLTWIPLIAGLSICGFLILNIALGLFGVLYYSINKRRAEIGLRRALGATKGEITSQFTLEVFTVAFAGMLLAAILAVQFPLLNIVEIPPNNFYWSILATMLLISLVVLGCAITPSRQAAGIHPAQALHEE, encoded by the coding sequence ATGATCAAACATATTCTTACCCTGGTTTGGAATAAAAAGCGCAACAATGTGCTGATGCTCCTGGAGATATTTGTAGCGTTTCTGATCCTCTTTGCGGTCTTTACCTTTAGTATCTATTACTTGCGAATTTATCAGTCGCCGCTAGGCTTCGAAACAGAAGACACCTTAATGGTGCACTTGATGACCGATCAAGATATGGATTCGGTAGGCTACCTGGAAATGCGCCAACAACTTCGCCGGGAGATTGAAAGCTACCCTGAGGTAGAATCAATGTCTTTTCTTTCCGGCATCACGCCTTTTTCCGGTTCGATGTGGACTTGGGGAAATGATGAAAACGGCTTTTATATGAGGACGGCCATTTATCCAACTGATACAGATTACCAGCAAACCGCTGGTATCGAACTGGTGGAAGGCCGCTGGTTTGAAGAACAAGATTATTCAGCCACTTACCCTCCGGTAATTATTAATCAAAAGCTAAAAGACACGTACTATCCCGACAAGCCAATTCTGGATTCTATTTTCAACCTTGACGGCGAAAATAAGATCATCGGCGTGGCGAAGCATTTTAAGTACCAAGACGAATTTACAGAAGAAATTCCTTTGACCTTCTTGCTTCGTCCTCTCCACGAGCAGGACCTTAATAGCATTCAAATTAAATTGTCACCAAATACACCAGCAGAATTCGAAGCCAAGCTGAACGAAGGCCTGGCACGGGTCACCAAACGGCGTGATTTTGTGATTCTCTCCCTGGATGCTCGCCGCGAACGTACCAGTCGCCTCACCTGGATACCGCTGATCGCAGGTTTATCCATCTGTGGTTTTTTGATCTTAAATATTGCACTCGGCCTTTTTGGTGTACTCTATTACAGCATCAACAAAAGGCGTGCAGAGATCGGTTTACGCCGTGCGCTGGGAGCTACCAAAGGAGAAATCACCAGCCAATTTACCCTAGAAGTATTTACGGTAGCCTTTGCAGGAATGCTTTTGGCGGCAATCCTGGCAGTACAGTTTCCACTCTTGAATATTGTCGAAATACCACCTAATAATTTCTACTGGTCGATATTGGCCACCATGTTGCTGATTAGTTTGGTGGTATTAGGGTGTGCCATTACGCCCAGTCGGCAGGCTGCCGGAATTCATCCGGCGCAGGCTTTGCATGAGGAATAA